The genomic region ATCACTGCCGAGATATGAAGTTGTGAATGCCTTCTGCGACGACCAATGGAAGCTCCATCTGCGGAACATGGCCTGCATTGTCGATTGTCACAAGTTCCACGTTTGGAATGTTGTCGGCGTAGTAATCGGCCGCGTTGCGCAGGACGACCTCATCTTGAACGCCGTAGTAGACCAGTGTTGGGGCCGAGATTCCGGATAGGTCGTCTTTGAGATTGAAGTAGGGTCCGTTCTGTACCGCTGTGATCAGCACGTTGTCAACGAATTCGTTGGTTTCATTGATCTGCTCCATCATCAGCCGTCTGAAGGGGCCTGGGATATCTGGAATCTCGTTAAACATCCGGTCCAGTAGGACATCCAGTTCTGCATCGGTTTCGAGATCATCTCCGAACCCGATATAGGTGACGTGATCGTCGATCTTCAGACCAGCTGCATTGAGCAAAACCAAGGACTTTACGTCGTCAGGATACTTGATAGCATAGGCACCAGAGGTGTGGCCGCCCATGGAATTCCCGACAAGATGGAACTCCTTCACGTCGATGGCACCGAGAAAGTCGTGCAAGAAAGTTGCTTGGCCATCAATCGAATAGTCCCGGTCCATATCGCGGGCGTTTTCCCCATGGCCTTGGAGGTCTGGTAGAACCAAATGGTAGTGCTCTGAAAGCAATTCTGCAGATTGCAGAAAGCTGTTTTTGTCATCACCCATCCCGTGGACTAGAACGAGCGACTCTTTGTCTCCCCGCTCATCGCTTTCGAAATAGTGCACTGTGTACCCATCGAGAACGAGCGACCGCTTCTCTAATCCGGCGGCGCTTGCATATCCGCTGTTCGCGAAATCAACGATTACTTGTGGAAAAGCAAAGAAGATGGTGCCTGCCACAACCGCAAGGGCAGCGACCAGTCCTGCTGTGATTAGAAGTATACTTTTCATGTTAGTCTCCTTGATAAGTTCAAGCTTAACTGTTTCGGTCAAAACCTGAAAATCAATCGGTTACTGGGATTGTTTTTGTCAAAATCTATTTGAATCTCGTGTCCGAGAATATGGCAACGTACAAGTTCGAAAACAGAATGTTTCATATTTCGAAATATTTTATAATGGAACGTTCCGCTAATCGCATAGTATATGCCATGTCTAGAATTACGGAAGGATAATTTTGAAAAGTGATAACCAGGTTGACGCCTTTGCACGAATATTGCGGCGAGTGGGCGTCTTTTTTACCCGCCTCGCCAGCGAGCATACGGCCGCGCATAAAGAGATGAACAAGCAGGAACTGATGACGCTGGATGCATTGGATATCCTGGGTGCCTGTAGTATGGGAACCATAGCCCAGCATTTGGGGCTTGGGCAGAGCACTATCACGCCATTAATTGATCGTCTTGAAGATCAAAAGATCGTACACCGGATCCGCAGTAAGGAGGATCGCAGGGTTTGGCTGGTCGAGTTGACAGATCATGGACAATCTGTTTCAGCATCAAGAGAGGATGCTTATCGCGGCATTGCTGCAGATATGATGGCACCGCTCAGCATAACTGAGCGCAAAACATTGATTGATCTTTTGAATCGGATAACGGCCTCAGTACCAGATTCCAACTCATAATTCCAGAGAGCATTGCTCGCTCTGGCCGCTTGTGCGAAAGAAATC from Bacteroidota bacterium harbors:
- a CDS encoding alpha/beta fold hydrolase, which encodes MKSILLITAGLVAALAVVAGTIFFAFPQVIVDFANSGYASAAGLEKRSLVLDGYTVHYFESDERGDKESLVLVHGMGDDKNSFLQSAELLSEHYHLVLPDLQGHGENARDMDRDYSIDGQATFLHDFLGAIDVKEFHLVGNSMGGHTSGAYAIKYPDDVKSLVLLNAAGLKIDDHVTYIGFGDDLETDAELDVLLDRMFNEIPDIPGPFRRLMMEQINETNEFVDNVLITAVQNGPYFNLKDDLSGISAPTLVYYGVQDEVVLRNAADYYADNIPNVELVTIDNAGHVPQMELPLVVAEGIHNFISRQ
- a CDS encoding MarR family transcriptional regulator; this translates as MKSDNQVDAFARILRRVGVFFTRLASEHTAAHKEMNKQELMTLDALDILGACSMGTIAQHLGLGQSTITPLIDRLEDQKIVHRIRSKEDRRVWLVELTDHGQSVSASREDAYRGIAADMMAPLSITERKTLIDLLNRITASVPDSNS